tgcttatttcattctttttcctctttggatTATAACCAAATCAAAACTTCTCGAGTTATCAGAATCCACAATAAAATAGGGACAATTTGAACAAAAGGTACACATCTTTTTTTAGAATTAGTCTGTTTTTATGTTATTTCGTACTGTACAATTCCTTTAGTTTGCGAGATCATTTACCCCTCGGGGTAATGAAAAGAATTATAGAATTAGAATGGATTGTTAATTATGCCTAGATCTCGGATAAATGCAAATTTTATTGATAAGACCTCTTCAATTGTAGCCAATATCTTATTACGAATAATTCCGACAACTTCCGGAGAAAAAAAGGCATTTACCTATTACAGAGATGGTGcgatttgattctttttcttgttttttttagtCTAGTTGTCCTCAGTATTACGAGAAAGAAAAGGGACGTTCGGGATAGAAAGAACCAAATTTTTGAAATAAACTCGCGCTTGGTGAAGGTGAAGTTTGGAGATAGAACAATTCCTTCTGTCGTGTATCCTCGATTGATGCAGCCTCAGATGCTTCAATTGTCGATTTTAGTATTGAGCGAAAGGTTACACCTATAGGTTCCGTATTGTGGGGCAATCCTACTCCACTAGTACCAATAGGCGGCATGGGGGAAGAAGCACTACACCTAGGAATCAACAACACAAAAACTTTGTTATAAATTACCCTTTTCCTTATCGGTATCGGGGCTAACAAGAATGGTTGGGACAACAAACATCCATCTCGTTCGTACTTTGGGTACCCgtataaccatcaaagatagtTGAAGTGACTAATTCCTGGAAATAGGGGGCGTTGAGGACAAAGAAATTGTTGGAGTTACCATTTCCATCTAGCACTAATACGATTGGTGTTAAGAAAAAAACTCTTGCGGGAAGGCTGGctagaaatttcttgtaaaaataccagctcctgtcagttcataatgagaatagtgaaattcataatgagaatagtgaaattTTAATTCCATGGATTATTTCCTTTAGTACTATGCACAGAAGGGAGGAGCCGTATGAAATGAAAATCTCACGTACGGTTCTGGAACGGAGATTCTTTGAATAGAATGAACGACCGTAACGGATGTTGGCTCAATCCGAAGGAAATTATGCGGAAGCTTTACAGAATTATTATGAAGCTACGCGACCAGAAATTGATCCCTATGATCGAAGTTATATACTCTATAACATAGGCCTTATACACACAAGCAACGGAGAGCATACAaaggctttggaatattatttccGGGCACTAGAGCGAAACCCATTCTTACCACAAGCTTTTAATAATATGGCCGTGATCTGTCATTACGTGCGACTATCTCCActatagaaagaaggaaaaaaagatccaatcgactagtaaagactagaaaaaataggctttctacatatgcatcgtctaaagcaacgatttttatcagctgtagcaaataaagagacttcacgagaaccaaaataggaagaaatagatacagcctatactatactctatggataaaggattgaattgatagagaaagcaccgtaaagatcaattaacaaactattgggtcgatagagttaagaactgctttgcttacttatgccataatacgggataaaagttaggaatcaacttatgtaatagagtcgatccactaaagtattgagcagcggtgtagcatcagatcccaaagatagtaagttcttttttcttatcttatggaggaaagtctttttcaaagattctatatctatataaatttcatatatgaaaCCGAGATAGTTACCTTTCAGAAAATTCTAACACTATATAAACACTATCTATAGGATATAGGGGCGATCTATGCTTCATTCTTCTGAAGGTGGGAGAAAAGACAAAACTTGTTATTGATCAAAAAATTAGAGTTTTAAACTTATGTAATTAACTTCTTCTGGCTAACCCAACAAAAATGGGAAAAAGGGGATACATTTATGACAAATCTAATTCAGTTAGCATAGGGTAGATTAAGATGGGGCGCAAGTAAAAAGAATCGATTGCCGAGCCGTATGAGGTAGGAAACTCTCAAGTACGGTTCTAAGGGAAGGAACCACCTATTCCGACCGGGGAGAACAGGCCATTCTACAGGGTGATTCTGAAATTGCGGAGGCTTGGTTCGATCAAGCTGCTGAGTATTGGAAACAAGCTATAGCGCTTAGTCCAGGTAATtatattgaagcacataattggttgaagatcacgaggcgtttcgaataaaaccactctcttttttaattcattaaaattagttgttggatccatcaatcaaataaaatagatCGTTCCCATGAAAAGATCCAATCAAGAATTTTATTATATCCCTTCCTTCTAAAATCATTGTATGGTATCTCGTAGGGATAAATGATCCGAATACAGTATAGAATAAAACTAATAAAGCTAATAAAAGGTACCTTCGAATGACTAAATACAGATAAGATATAGGAATGGATCTTATTAATTCTAATGAATGGTCTTGTGATTTAATTTAGagtaaagtaataagatattccatggaagtagattcatataggtattggaagtagattcatataggtatttatacattcagatataagtacactagtttgcacaaaaaaatagttttttcgtCATGCTGGGAAAGGACTTTCCAAGAGAAAAGGGGTCCGTTGGGCACCTAATCGTTATGTCATAATAGATCCGAACACTTGCCTCGGATTGACTTCAATATCATAATTGCTctagtgaataactaaataaaatagatggatgggagataggaaagaaaggtactaatcataacataaataaaatagctatctttcagaggttcactaaaaactgttggcgggtctctttgtatgtgttgtccggaaagaggaggacttaatgattattcgttcgccggaaccagaagtgaaaattgttgtagatagggatcccataaaaacgtctttcgaggaatgggccagacccggccatttctcaagaacaatagctaagggccctgatactaccacttggatctggaacctacatgctgatgctcacgatttcgatagtcataccagtgatttggaggagatctctcgaaaagtatttagtgctcattttggtcaactctccattatctttctttggctgagtggcatgtacttccatggcgctcgtttttccaattatgaagcatggctaagtgatcctactcacattgcacccagtgcccaggtagtttggccaatagtaggtcaagaaatattgaatggtgatgtgggtggaggtttccgaggaatacaaataacctccgggttttttcagatttggcgagcatctggaataactagtgaattacaactctattgtaccgccattggcgcattggtctttgcatcgttaatgctttttgctggttggttccattatcacaaagccgcccccaaattggcttggttccaagatgtagaatctatgttaaatcaccacttagcggggttactaggacttgggtctctttcttgggcgggacaccaaatccatgtatctttaccgattaaccaatttctcgacgctggagttgatcctaaagagataccgcttcctcatgaatttatcttgaatcgggaccttttggctcaactttatcccagttttgccgagggagcaaccccctttttcaccttgaattggtcaaaatacgcggaatttcttacttttcgcggaggattggacccaataacaggtggtctatggctgaccgatattgcacaccatcatttagctattgcaattcttttcctgatcgctggtcatatgtatagaacCAACTGGGGCATTGGTCATAGCATTAAAGACATTTTAGAGGCTCATAAAGGTCCATTTACAGGCCAGGGCCATAAAGGACTCTATGAAATCCTAACAACGTCGTGGCATGCTCAATTATCTCTTAACCTGGCTATGTTAGGCTCTTTAACCATTATTGTAGCTCACCATATGTATTCCATGCCTCCCTATCCATACCTAGCTATTGACTATGGTACACAACTTTCGTTGTTCACACATCACATGTGGATCGGTGGGTTTCTCATAGTTGGTGCTGCTGCACATGCAGCAATTTTTATGGTAAGAGATTACGATCCAACTACTCGATACAACGATCTATTAGATCGTGTCCTTAGACACCGCGATGCAATCATATCACATCTTAACTGGGCATGTATATTTCTGGGTTTTCACAGTTTTGGCTTGTATATTCATAATGATACCATGAGCGCTTTAGGGCGTCCACAAGATATGTTTTCAGATACCGCTATACAATTACAACCCATCTTTGCTCAATGGGTACAAAACACCCATGCTTTAGCACCCGGCATAACAGCTCCTGGTGCAACAGCAAGTACCAGCTTAACTTGGGGAGGTGGTGAGTTGGTAGCAGTAGGCGGCAAAGTAGCTTTGTTACCTATTCCATTAGGAACCGCAGACTTCTTAGTCCATCATATTCATGCATTTACGATCCACGTGACTGTATTGATACTACTGAAAGGTGTTCTATTTGCTCGCAGTTCCCGTTTGATACCTGATAAAGCAAATCTTGGTTTTCGTTTTCCTTGTGATGGACCTGGAAGAGGGGGGACATGTCAAGTATCTGCCTGGGATCATGTCTTCTTAGGTCTATTCTGGATGTACAATGCGATTTCCGTAGTTATTTTCCATTTCAGTTGGAAAATGCAGTCGGATGTTTGGGGTACTATAAGTGATCAAGGGGTAGTAACTCATATTACAGGAGGAAACTTTGCGCAGAGTTCCATTACTATTAATGGGTGGCTTCGAGATTTCTTATGGGCACAGGCATCTCAGGTAATTCAGTCTTATGGTTCTTCATTATCTGCATATGGTCTCTTTTTCTTAGGTGCTCATTTTGTCTGGGCTTTCAGTTTAATGTTTCTATTCAGTGGCCGTGGTTATTGGCAAGAACTCATTGAATCCATCGTTTGGGCTCATAACAAATTAAAAGTTGCTCCTGCTACTCAGCCTAGAGCCTTGAGCATTGTACAAGGACGTGCTGTAGGAGTAACCCATTACCTTCTGGGTGGAATTGCCACAACATGGGCATTCTTCTTAGCAAGAATTATTGCAGTAGGATAATGGCTAGGAGGATTTGAAAGGCATTATGGCATTAAGATTTCCGAGGTTTAGCCAAGGCTTAGCTCAGGACCCCACTACTCGTCGTATTTGGTTTGGTATTGCTACCGCACATGACTTCGAGAGTCATGATGATATTACTGAGGAACGTCTTTATCAGAACATTTTTGCTTCTCACTTTGGGCAATTAGCAATAATCTTTCTGTGGACGTCCGGAAATCTCTTTCATGTAGCTTGGCAAGGAAATTTTGAGTCATGGATACAAGACCCTTTACATGTAAGACCTATTGCTCATGCAATTTGGGATCCTCATTTTGGTCAACCAGCTGTAGAAGCCTTTACTCGAGGAGGTGCTACCGGTCCAGTGAATATCGCTTATTCCGGCGTTTATCAGTGGTGGTATACAATCGGATTACGCACTAATGAAGATCTTTATACTGGAGctctttttctattatttctttctgctaTATCCTTAATAGCGGGTTGGTTACACTTACAACCAAAATGGAAACCAAGCGTTTCGTGGTTCAAAAATGCCGAATctcgtctaaatcatcatttgTCAGGACTTTTCGGAGTGAGTTCTTTGGCTTGGACAGGACATTTAGTTCATGTCGCTATTCCAGGATCCAGGGGACAGTACGTCAGATGGAATAATTTTTTAGATGTATTACCCTATCCTCAAGGGTTGGGACCACTTTTTACGGGTCAGTGGAATCTTTATGCCCAAAACCCTGATTCGAGTAGCCATTTATTTGGTACTTCCCAAGGAACAGGAACTGCCATTCTAACCCTTCTCGGTGGATTTCATCCACAAACGCAAAGTTtatggctgaccgatattgctcatcatcatttagctattgcatttattttcctgatcgctggtcatatgtatagaacTAACTTCGGGATTGGGCACAGTATCAAAGATCTTTTAGAAACACATATTCCTCCAGGGGGTCGATTAGGGCGTGGGCATAAGGGTCTTTATGACACAATCAATAATTCGCTTCATTTTCAATTAGGTCTTGCTCTAGCCTCTTTAGGGGTTATTACTTCCTTAGTAGCTCAACACATGTACTCTTTACCTGCTTATGCATTCATAGCACAAGACTTTACTACTCAAGCTGCGTTATATACTCatcaccaatacatcgcagggtttatCATGACAGGAGCCTTTGCTCATGGAGCTATATTCTTCATTAGAGATTACAATCCAGAACAGAATGAGGATAATGTATTGGCAAGAATGTTAGACCACAAAGAAGCTATCATATCTCATTTAAGTTGGGCCAGCCTGTTTCTTGGGTTCCATACCTTGGGCCTTTATGTTCATAACGATGTTATGCTCGCTTTTGGTACTCCGGaaaaacaaatcttgattgaacCTATATTTGCCCAATGGATACAATCCGCTCATGGTAAGACTTCATATGGGTTCGATGTACTCTTATCTTCAACGAATGGCCCAGCATTCAATGCAGGTCGAAGCATATGGTTACCGGGCTGGTTGAATGCTGTTAATGAGAATAGTAATTCACTCTTCTTAACAATAGGTCCTGGGGACTTCTTGGTTCATCATGCTATTGCTCTAGGTTTGCATACAACTACACTGATTTTAGTAAAAGGTGCTTTAGATGCACGTGGTTCCAAGTTAATGCCAGATAAAAAGGATTTCGGTTATAGTTTTCCTTGCGACGGCCCAGGACGCGGCGGTACTTGTGATATTTCTGCTTGGGACGCATTTTATTTGGCAGTTTTCTGGATGTTAAATACCATTGGGTGGGTTACTTTTTATTGGCATTGGAAACACATCACTTTATGGCAGGGTAACGTTTCACAATTTAATGAATCTTCCACTTATTTAATGGGATGGTTAAGAGATTATCTATGGTTAAACTCTTCACAACTTATCAATGGATATAATCCTTTTGGTATGAATAGTTTATCCGTATGGGCGTGGATGTTCTTATTTGGACATCTTGTTTGGGCTACTggatttatgtttttaatttcttGGCGCGGATATTGGCAGGAATTGATTGAAACTTTAGCATGGGCTCATGAACGCACACCTTTGGCTAATTTGATTCGATGGAGAGATAAGCCAGTGGCTCTTTCCATTGTGCAAGCAAGATTGGTTGGATTAGCCCACTTTTCCGTAGGCTATATATTCACTTATGCAGCTTTCTTGATTGCCTCTACATCAGGAAAATttggttaattttaatttagttatttattattttttttatgtactgTATCAGCAACAATCTCATTTGTTTCGATGGAGAGGGAGGATCTACCTTCTTATATTTTTACATCTAGGATCCGAACTGTATCATTGATAATAATAGGAACTGAACATTATATTATGGCAAGAAAAAGTTTGATTCAGAGGGAGAAGAAGCGGCAGAAATTGGAACAGAAATATCATTTGATTCGTcgatcctcaaaaaaaaaaataagcaaaGTTCCATCATTGAGTGAAAAATGGGAAATTCATGGAAAATTGCAATCCCCACCACGTAATAGTGCACCTATACGTCTCCATCGACGTTGTTTTTTGACTGGAAGACCTAGAGCTAACTATCGAGACTTTGGGCTATCCGGACACATACTTCGAGAAATGTTTCATGCATGTTTGTTACCGGGCGCAATAAGATCAAGTTGGTAAAGAGAAAAATATCCTTtcgtatttgtatgaatctctatgatcttttgtatgaatctctatgatctATTATCATAGAAGATAGAGGAGCCCTCTTTACCATTCTGTATAAATAGACTATTCTATTTGTACGGATATGGTAGAGGGGCGTATCCAATCTTTCTTCGTACATAAGTTCCCGGTTCTTCAGCGCGGAGTAGAGCAGTTTGGTAGCTCGCAAGGCTCATAACCTTGAGGTCACGGGTTCAAATCCTGTCTCCGCaacatttttttgtaaaaaaaaaaagatctttttaggtgtaattctaattaataactatttttttgggggggggtagttagcattagggggggtagttagcattagtagttcgaatttaattttggattttatctcttatcttatcataatacattacttcaccgtgggcggatagcgggaatcgaacccgcatcTTCTCCTTGGCAAAGAGAAATTTTACCATTCGACCATATCCGCATTTTCTGCGTTCCTGATACGCACGCATATGTCCACACATATAtgacatatatcatatatcatatatgcgTCTGGATCATATGTACAGGGCCAAATATTCAGATAcaagaatgaaatataattttttttggaactcagattgaatcttaatgtgtctcacaatccgaattattaaatttattagaagtagaaggtagaaggaatggagtttttggatcggggaaatacaaaataagttcaagagatgagagaattaaggatagctaccagaaagactaatccaatccataatgatgtaccggaaaatacaatatttttattacttgaccaaccatcagaagaagcaaatacaacggGTACACTAATCAGTAAGACTGATGAAGTCGCAATTAATGCAAAAACAGCTAATTGGAAAGCAATAGTCATGTTTGTAATCCTCCAAGCTACCAACAAATGAACTATACCATTTGATCCCTCGCTTAGTAAAAATtgtaataaaatgcatcatgtagGGATTTGACCATGAATCAATTGATTCTTTAGAACTTATTACCTTACCGCTTTATTTTATTCGGACATGGAGTCGAGGGGAGTTTAGTATTTACTTCACAAGCAGAAATACTGGATCatgcatatatctatgtatacaatCTACAGATAGATACATCGAAATATGGATTTGCATCTGGGATGTTTCTACAGATAGTTAGTGTATCATCTCATATAGTCATATTCCATTTGTaggaataaaatagaaattgtctcggggagagatggctgagtggTTGATAGCTCCGGTCTTGAAAACCGGTATAGTCTAAACAAAGAACTatcgagggttcgaatccctctctctcctttttttgcttgttgaataaatttgtttctttattcATTTGGCCCGTTATCTTTCATAAAAAGGAATGGCCCGGCTAGGTAGAATAGCCGAGCCAGAACaggaaaaaaatagaatagatataaaaagaaaaagaagaaaatctcaACTAAGAGGGGTCATGGAAAGAACAGGTTCCAAATCACGATCGATTCCTTTTTCAAAGCCTGCTGCAGCTGCACGGGCCCTTCCCGCATGCCACAAATGCCCCACAAAAAAGAAGAATCCTAGAACAAAATGGGAGGTCGCCAACCAACTTCTAGGAGAGACATAATTGACTGCATTGATCTCGGTAGCTACGCCACCCACGGAATTTAAAGAACCTAAAGGAGCATGAGTCATATATTCTGCCGAACGTCGTTCTTGCCAAGGTTGTATGTCTTTTTTCAGCCTACTCAAGTCCAAACCATTGGGACCCCTTAGAGGTTCTAACCAGGGAGCACGAAGATCCCAAAAACGCATAGTTTCTCCTCCAAAAATAATCTCTCCAGTCGGGGAACGCATTAGATATTTACCTAAACCAGTAGGTCCTTGAGCGGATCCCACGTTAGCTCCAAGACGTTGGTCTCTGACTAGAAAGGTAAATGCTTGAGCTTGAGAAGCTTCTGGCCCGGTAGGTCCGTAAAACTCACTAGGATAAGCGGTATTATTAAACCAGACAAAACAACAAGCGATAAAACCAAAGACAGATAAAGCACCTAAACTATAAGACAAGTAAGCCTCTCCAGACCATACAAATGCACGGCGAGCCCATGCAAAAGGTTTGGTTAAGATATGCCAAATTCCACCAAGTATACAAATGGAACCTAACCATACATGTCCCCCAATTATATCTTCTAAATCGTCCACACTAACAATCCATCCTTCTCCCCCAAAAGGAGATTTTAGTAAATAACCAAATATGACACTTGGGCTAAGGGTCAAGTTGGTAATTTTTCTTACATCTCCCCCCCCAGGGGCCCAGGTATCATATATGCCCCCAAAATAAACAGCCTTGAGTACTAGAAGAAAAGCACCTAGACCTAACAAAATTAAGTGAATACCCAAAATGGTAGTCATTTTATTTCTATCTTTCCATACATAACCGAAGAATGGAAAAGATTCTTCAAGAGTCTCGGGTCCAAGAAGCGCATGATAAATACCACCAAAGCCTAAGACTGCAGAGGAAATTAAGTGAAGTACTCCAGATACAAAGTATGGAAAGGTGTCCATAACCTCTCCCCCCGGACCTACCCCCCAACCTAGAGTAGCTAGGTGCGGAAGTAAAATCAATCCTTGTTCATACATGGGTTTCTCTGGTACGAAATGAGCCACTTCAAATAGGTTCATTGCCCCGGCCCAGAATACGATTAATCCGGCATGGGCTACGTGAGCTCCAAGTAGTTTACCGGACAAATTTATAAGTCTGGCATTCCCGGCCCACCAAGCGAAACCGGTGGTTTCTTGGTCACGACCAGCTAAAGCTAAAGTTCCATTAAAGAGCGTTTCCACGTGGTAGAACCTCCTCAGGGAATATAAGGTTTTCATGAGGCTGATCCTGAGCCGCCATCCAAGCACGAATACCttcgtttaagagaatatttttggTGTAGAAAGTCTCAAATTCAGGATCTTCCGCTGCACGGATTTCTTGGGAAACGAAGTCATAGGCACGTAGATTCAGAGCCAGACCGACTACCCCAATAGCACTCATCCATAAACCAGTTACGGGTACAAATAGCATAAAGAAATGTAACCAACGTTTATTGGAAAAAGCAACCCCAAAGATTTGGGACCAAAAACGGTTAGCAGTGACCATTGAATAAGTCTCTTCGGCTTGAGTTGGGTTAAAAGCACGAAATGTATTTGCACCGTCACCATCTTCGAATAAAGTATTTTCTACGGTAGCACCATGAATAGCGCATAGCAGAGCAGCGCCTAATACTCCGGCAACTCCCATCATATGAAATGGGTTCAACGTCCAATTATGAAACCcttggaagaagaggatgaatcGAAATATGGCTGCTACGCCAAAACTAGGTGCAAAGAACCAACCAGATTGACCCAGTGGATAAATCAAGAATACTGAAACAAAAACAGCAATTGGAGCAGAGAATGCGATTGCATTATAAGGTCGCAATTGAACAGATCGAGCAAGTTCGAATTGACGTAACATGAAACCTATTAGTGCGAAAGCACCATGGAGAGCAACAAAAGTCCACAGACCGCCTAATTGACACCAACGAGTAAAATCTCCTTGTGCTTCAGGACCCCATAGTAGCAACAAAGAATGTGCTAAACTATTCGCAGGAGTGGAAACTGCAGCGGTTAAGAAATTGCAACCTTCCAAATAGGAACTCGCCAATCCATGGGTATACCATGAAGTTACAAAAGTTGTACCTGTAAACCAACCTCCTAAAGCGAAATAAGCACAAGGAAAGAGCAATAGGCCGGACCAACCTACAAAAACGAAACGGTCCCTCCGTAACCAATCATCCATAATATCAAAtagatcattttcttctttggtaAATTTACCAAGGGTTATAGTCATAGCGATCCTCCTATTTAACTACTTCAACCATTTCCGAACACCTCATATCATTTCCAAGGCATACGATAGTTCGATTATCTGTGGACGATTTCTCGTTCCATGCCCCTTACAATGGGTTTCGAAGATACAaattcttcttttctattgggccACAAACCAATCTAAGTAAATAAATCCACGAGCTCGATTCGATTAGTCTTTATACCTTATCTTATACTTATCTTATAACTTatactatataaaataaattaagtatTTGAACCCGGAATTGTCCTATGACTCATATTACAGTTACAGAGTATATCTTTTAACgggtcaaacaaacaaaaaaaagaaaattcactgtTTTTTCCTGCCCCTAaactagattaaatatttaaataatggtaGACTGGAAATGAAAGTAAAGTCCCTTTCTCGCATTCGTTCTCTATTGCATTGGCGGAAGAACAAAACAATATctgattctgaaatcaaggaaagatattgaaaaatatattttcgaaataaacttttatatgtaGCGGAAAAGAATATCGATTTATTCCCATGGAGCATTCAGTAAGAAGAAGATTCATTAAATCGGAAATATCGACAAATTCCTGACTTGCGTGGtctaaggaaataaaaaaatccgcTTGTACAATTTCATCTATATCGAATTTTAATATCAGAATAGCCGATATAGTCGTCATTCAATGGGTTAGGTCCACTTACTTTTTCTTGATTTAGAATTTGATGCTGGGTTTGATAAAAACAATGGAGAAGTAAGAATACTTTGGTTTGGCGATTCATAATAGCGATTGGACATCTAGAATATTCCTGTCCAAAAACAAAAATTTGAATAATTAGACATGAAGAGGACTACTTTGTCAGTACAGAGTAGACTAGTTCTAATAACTacaattattcattattatttatactaataataatgaataatgttTCACTTTTTAACTATAACTCGTAATAATCAGAAGTCATTATAATGGTGGTTACCCTTttctttttagaaataaaaagaaatctctaTTCTCCACCGAAAAACAAAGACTCAAACTTTAGTTTAGTGGAAAAAGCCCCTTATCGGATTTGAACCGATGACTTACGCCTTACCATGGCGTTACTCTACCACTGAGTTAAAAGGGCTTGTTTTATTCGATTCATGAATTATAGCCTTTTTCCATTATGAGTCTACTGCATAATATATGtacatgatatatacatatatgcacataatatatacatagttcatttaggagcaatcaatttgatttaccccccaaaagtaaaaagtgggcaaattttttatttttttttttgataaaaataatgcagTGAATTGTTTCAAGACCGACCCCGCTTGTTTACCTTTACTGACTCATCAAAACAAGATTCACTTGATTGATACATGTACCAATCTGACATCGACATAGATTCGATAgattttcttgaatcatgtgatgagGGTATTCGTACCCTGAACcgaattcttataaaaaaataaaaaagaaaaaaggaaaatttctATCGTTTTTTAATTTTCTGACTTAATGTGAGATAGTGATAGGCATATTTTATCTGAACAATGAACGAAGCAatgagttaagttaaaattaatgagttaaaattgaagaaaagaaattAAGTGGGGTTCTACCCCCTTTTCTGTTCTGTCGGACCAATCACTGCCTGAACTGACGGAGTCCTGTACCTCCTTTCGCTATATAAAATAGTATGGGATGGTTCATTCATGAACCatcaaatccaaaaca
This genomic stretch from Musa acuminata AAA Group cultivar baxijiao unplaced genomic scaffold, Cavendish_Baxijiao_AAA HiC_scaffold_855, whole genome shotgun sequence harbors:
- the LOC135664581 gene encoding photosystem I P700 chlorophyll a apoprotein A1, encoding MIIRSPEPEVKIVVDRDPIKTSFEEWARPGHFSRTIAKGPDTTTWIWNLHADAHDFDSHTSDLEEISRKVFSAHFGQLSIIFLWLSGMYFHGARFSNYEAWLSDPTHIAPSAQVVWPIVGQEILNGDVGGGFRGIQITSGFFQIWRASGITSELQLYCTAIGALVFASLMLFAGWFHYHKAAPKLAWFQDVESMLNHHLAGLLGLGSLSWAGHQIHVSLPINQFLDAGVDPKEIPLPHEFILNRDLLAQLYPSFAEGATPFFTLNWSKYAEFLTFRGGLDPITGGLWLTDIAHHHLAIAILFLIAGHMYRTNWGIGHSIKDILEAHKGPFTGQGHKGLYEILTTSWHAQLSLNLAMLGSLTIIVAHHMYSMPPYPYLAIDYGTQLSLFTHHMWIGGFLIVGAAAHAAIFMVRDYDPTTRYNDLLDRVLRHRDAIISHLNWACIFLGFHSFGLYIHNDTMSALGRPQDMFSDTAIQLQPIFAQWVQNTHALAPGITAPGATASTSLTWGGGELVAVGGKVALLPIPLGTADFLVHHIHAFTIHVTVLILLKGVLFARSSRLIPDKANLGFRFPCDGPGRGGTCQVSAWDHVFLGLFWMYNAISVVIFHFSWKMQSDVWGTISDQGVVTHITGGNFAQSSITINGWLRDFLWAQASQVIQSYGSSLSAYGLFFLGAHFVWAFSLMFLFSGRGYWQELIESIVWAHNKLKVAPATQPRALSIVQGRAVGVTHYLLGGIATTWAFFLARIIAVG
- the LOC135664582 gene encoding photosystem I P700 chlorophyll a apoprotein A2, which produces MALRFPRFSQGLAQDPTTRRIWFGIATAHDFESHDDITEERLYQNIFASHFGQLAIIFLWTSGNLFHVAWQGNFESWIQDPLHVRPIAHAIWDPHFGQPAVEAFTRGGATGPVNIAYSGVYQWWYTIGLRTNEDLYTGALFLLFLSAISLIAGWLHLQPKWKPSVSWFKNAESRLNHHLSGLFGVSSLAWTGHLVHVAIPGSRGQYVRWNNFLDVLPYPQGLGPLFTGQWNLYAQNPDSSSHLFGTSQGTGTAILTLLGGFHPQTQSLWLTDIAHHHLAIAFIFLIAGHMYRTNFGIGHSIKDLLETHIPPGGRLGRGHKGLYDTINNSLHFQLGLALASLGVITSLVAQHMYSLPAYAFIAQDFTTQAALYTHHQYIAGFIMTGAFAHGAIFFIRDYNPEQNEDNVLARMLDHKEAIISHLSWASLFLGFHTLGLYVHNDVMLAFGTPEKQILIEPIFAQWIQSAHGKTSYGFDVLLSSTNGPAFNAGRSIWLPGWLNAVNENSNSLFLTIGPGDFLVHHAIALGLHTTTLILVKGALDARGSKLMPDKKDFGYSFPCDGPGRGGTCDISAWDAFYLAVFWMLNTIGWVTFYWHWKHITLWQGNVSQFNESSTYLMGWLRDYLWLNSSQLINGYNPFGMNSLSVWAWMFLFGHLVWATGFMFLISWRGYWQELIETLAWAHERTPLANLIRWRDKPVALSIVQARLVGLAHFSVGYIFTYAAFLIASTSGKFG